The following proteins come from a genomic window of Streptomyces sp. Sge12:
- a CDS encoding helix-turn-helix domain-containing protein has product MQHGPAVRRRKLGEELRALRDRSGLTSGEAARIVGWHQSKISRIETGRSGVKPEDIRLLLDAYGEIVSPQQRALLEALSASATGPGPAGDTGRGRQWWHDYRGLLPQEYRDFISLEAGARAARTVELSVVPGLLQTPEYARAVTRAALGGLPEPKVDALVDVRLARQSVLRADPPLELSAVLDEAVLRRQIGGPGVMAEQLRHLVEVSRLPQVRLQVLPFSVGGHLGLTGPFVIFSFPDIADLDVVVLDHLTSSLYLERKEDLEAYGAAFRTIQAHALPPQDSSDLISSLADDA; this is encoded by the coding sequence GTGCAGCACGGTCCCGCGGTGCGCCGACGCAAGCTCGGCGAGGAACTGCGCGCCCTGCGCGACCGGTCCGGACTCACCAGTGGTGAGGCGGCCCGGATCGTGGGGTGGCACCAGTCGAAAATCAGCCGTATCGAAACAGGGCGGAGCGGCGTCAAACCGGAGGACATCCGGCTGCTCCTCGACGCCTACGGGGAGATCGTCAGCCCGCAGCAGCGCGCCCTGCTGGAGGCGCTGTCGGCCTCGGCGACCGGCCCCGGTCCGGCGGGCGACACCGGCCGCGGACGCCAGTGGTGGCACGACTACCGGGGGCTGCTGCCGCAGGAGTACCGGGACTTCATCAGCCTGGAGGCGGGGGCCCGCGCGGCCCGCACCGTGGAGCTGTCCGTGGTACCGGGGCTGCTGCAGACCCCGGAGTACGCGCGGGCCGTGACCCGGGCCGCGCTGGGCGGGCTGCCGGAGCCGAAGGTGGACGCGCTGGTCGACGTACGCCTCGCCCGGCAGTCGGTACTGCGGGCCGATCCCCCGCTGGAGCTGAGCGCCGTACTGGACGAGGCGGTGCTGCGCCGGCAGATCGGCGGGCCGGGGGTGATGGCCGAGCAGTTGCGGCACCTGGTGGAGGTGTCCCGGCTGCCTCAAGTACGCCTGCAGGTGCTTCCGTTCAGCGTCGGCGGGCATCTTGGCCTGACCGGACCGTTCGTTATTTTTTCATTTCCGGACATCGCTGATCTGGATGTGGTGGTACTCGACCATTTGACGAGTAGCCTCTATCTGGAGCGGAAGGAAGACCTTGAGGCGTACGGCGCCGCGTTCCGCACCATCCAGGCGCACGCCCTCCCGCCCCAGGACTCGTCGGATCTCATCAGCTCACTCGCTGACGACGCGTAA
- a CDS encoding ATP-binding protein, whose amino-acid sequence MADHQEASVTLPSDPASVAAARRYVAEVLGEWGLPDDADTADSVRLIVSELATNAVQHTFGQSPTFTVDVLLERQEWLRIGVTDSHPRWPKRLPAAVQQDNGRGMVIIRWLTAEAGGRLSVTPTQDGGKTVWIALPWNAVAPAGSVTGR is encoded by the coding sequence ATGGCAGATCACCAGGAAGCATCCGTCACTCTGCCGAGCGATCCCGCCTCGGTCGCCGCTGCCCGACGCTATGTCGCGGAGGTGCTGGGCGAATGGGGACTCCCCGATGACGCCGACACCGCCGACAGCGTCCGGCTGATCGTCTCGGAGCTCGCCACCAACGCCGTACAGCACACTTTCGGCCAATCGCCGACCTTCACCGTCGACGTCCTGCTGGAACGCCAGGAGTGGTTGCGCATCGGGGTGACCGACAGCCACCCCCGCTGGCCCAAGCGGCTCCCGGCCGCCGTCCAGCAGGACAACGGCCGGGGCATGGTCATCATCCGCTGGCTGACGGCGGAGGCGGGCGGCCGGCTCTCGGTCACCCCGACCCAGGACGGCGGCAAGACGGTGTGGATCGCGCTGCCCTGGAACGCAGTGGCCCCGGCGGGCAGCGTCACCGGCCGCTGA
- a CDS encoding VOC family protein: MFVNAVRHITFDALDPYRIAEFWSAVTGFPIHPDDVEGDDEVLLEPGQPGVPGLLFIRVPDAKSVKNRVHLDIQPPTGTRDETVERLIGLGAKLVDDRRDADGVAGWVVLADPEGNELCIERSAGERGLL, encoded by the coding sequence ATGTTCGTCAACGCCGTCCGGCACATCACCTTCGACGCCCTGGACCCCTACCGGATCGCGGAGTTCTGGTCCGCGGTGACCGGCTTCCCGATCCACCCCGACGACGTGGAGGGGGACGACGAGGTCCTGCTGGAGCCCGGGCAGCCCGGTGTGCCGGGGCTGCTGTTCATCCGGGTCCCGGACGCCAAGTCGGTCAAGAACCGGGTCCACTTGGACATCCAGCCGCCGACCGGTACCCGGGACGAGACCGTGGAGCGCCTGATCGGGCTCGGCGCGAAGCTCGTGGACGACCGCCGCGACGCGGACGGTGTCGCGGGCTGGGTGGTCCTCGCCGACCCCGAGGGCAACGAGCTGTGCATCGAGCGCAGCGCGGGCGAACGCGGCCTCCTCTAG
- a CDS encoding urease subunit gamma, translating into MQLTPHEQERLLIHVAADVAEKRRARGVRLNHPEAIALITSHLLEGARDGRTVAELMASGRTVLTREEVMEGIPEMIHDVQVEATFPDGTKLVTVHDPIV; encoded by the coding sequence GTGCAACTGACACCGCACGAGCAGGAGAGACTGCTCATCCACGTGGCCGCCGACGTGGCCGAGAAGCGGAGGGCGCGCGGGGTCCGCCTCAACCATCCGGAGGCGATCGCGCTGATCACGTCCCACCTCCTGGAGGGCGCCCGCGACGGGCGCACGGTGGCCGAGCTGATGGCCTCGGGCCGCACCGTCCTGACCCGCGAGGAGGTCATGGAGGGGATCCCCGAGATGATCCACGACGTCCAGGTCGAAGCGACCTTCCCGGACGGCACCAAGCTCGTCACGGTCCACGACCCCATCGTCTGA
- a CDS encoding urease subunit beta, translated as MIPGEIVHGDGPVLLNEGRPVTRLTVLNAADRPVQVGSHYHFAEANPGLDFDRPAARGLRLNVAAGTAVRFEPGIPVAVELVPLGGLRTVPGLRGETGGPIDG; from the coding sequence ATGATCCCCGGCGAAATCGTCCACGGGGACGGCCCGGTGCTCCTCAACGAGGGCCGTCCCGTCACCCGCCTCACCGTGCTCAACGCCGCCGACCGGCCGGTCCAGGTCGGCTCCCACTACCACTTCGCCGAGGCCAACCCCGGCCTGGACTTCGACCGCCCCGCCGCCCGCGGGCTCCGGCTCAACGTCGCCGCCGGCACGGCCGTCCGCTTCGAGCCGGGCATCCCGGTCGCGGTGGAACTCGTACCCCTGGGCGGGCTGCGCACCGTACCCGGGCTGCGCGGCGAGACCGGAGGGCCGATCGATGGCTGA
- a CDS encoding urease subunit alpha gives MAELSRRAYADLFGPTAGDRIRLADTDLFVQIERDLSGGPGRAGDEAVFGGGKVIRESMGQARTTRAEGAPDTVITGVVVLDHWGIVKADLGIRDGRICGIGKAGNPDTMDGVEPTLVIGPETEIIAGNGKIVTAGAIDAHVHFISPTVIEEALASGTTTLVGGGTGPAEGTKATTVTPGPWHLARMFAALEAYPVNIGLLGKGNTMSREGMYSQLRGGALGFKIHEDWGATPAVIDACLGVCEETGAQVAIHTDTLNEAGFVADTLAAIAGRTIHSYHTEGAGGGHAPDIITVVSEPNILPSSTNPTRPHTVNTIEEHLDMLMVCHHLNPAVPEDLAFAESRIRPSTIAAEDVLHDLGAISIISSDSQAMGRVGEVVLRTWQTAHVMKKRRGFLPGDGPADNHRARRYVAKYTINPAVAQGLAREIGSVETGKLADLVLWNPAFFGVKPELVIKGGQIAYAQMGDANASIPTPQPVLPRPMFGSHGRAPGLNSLNFTAQAALDDGLPERLGLGKQFVAIESTRKVGKADMRCNDAMPRVEVDADTFTVTIDGEAVEPAPATELPMAQRYFLF, from the coding sequence ATGGCTGAGCTCTCCCGCCGGGCGTACGCCGACCTCTTCGGGCCGACGGCCGGCGACCGGATCCGGCTCGCCGACACCGACCTCTTCGTCCAGATCGAGCGGGACCTCAGCGGCGGCCCCGGGCGGGCCGGCGACGAGGCCGTCTTCGGCGGCGGCAAGGTCATCCGCGAATCCATGGGGCAGGCCCGCACCACCCGGGCCGAGGGCGCCCCCGACACCGTGATCACCGGCGTCGTCGTCCTCGACCACTGGGGCATCGTCAAGGCCGACCTCGGCATCCGCGACGGCCGGATCTGCGGCATCGGAAAGGCCGGCAACCCCGACACCATGGACGGGGTGGAGCCCACCCTGGTCATCGGCCCCGAGACCGAGATCATCGCCGGCAACGGGAAGATCGTCACCGCCGGGGCCATCGACGCCCACGTGCACTTCATCTCCCCGACGGTCATCGAGGAGGCGCTCGCCTCGGGGACCACCACCCTCGTCGGCGGCGGCACCGGACCGGCCGAGGGAACCAAGGCCACCACCGTCACCCCCGGGCCCTGGCACCTGGCCCGGATGTTCGCCGCCCTGGAGGCCTACCCGGTCAACATCGGCCTGCTCGGCAAGGGCAACACCATGTCCCGCGAGGGGATGTACTCCCAACTGCGCGGCGGCGCACTCGGATTCAAGATCCACGAGGACTGGGGGGCCACCCCGGCCGTCATAGACGCCTGCCTCGGGGTGTGCGAGGAGACCGGCGCCCAGGTCGCCATCCACACCGACACCCTCAACGAGGCCGGTTTCGTCGCGGACACCCTCGCGGCCATCGCCGGACGGACCATCCACTCGTACCACACCGAGGGCGCGGGCGGCGGGCACGCACCCGACATCATCACCGTGGTCTCCGAGCCCAACATCCTGCCCAGCTCCACGAACCCCACCCGGCCGCACACCGTCAACACCATCGAGGAACACCTCGACATGCTGATGGTCTGCCACCACCTCAACCCGGCCGTCCCCGAGGACCTCGCCTTCGCCGAATCGAGGATCCGGCCCTCGACCATCGCCGCCGAGGACGTCCTCCACGACCTCGGGGCCATCTCCATCATCTCCTCCGACTCCCAGGCCATGGGCCGGGTCGGCGAAGTCGTGCTGCGCACCTGGCAGACCGCCCACGTGATGAAGAAGCGCCGCGGCTTCCTCCCCGGCGACGGCCCCGCCGACAACCACCGGGCCCGCCGCTACGTCGCCAAGTACACGATCAACCCCGCCGTGGCCCAGGGCCTCGCCCGTGAGATCGGCTCCGTCGAGACCGGGAAGCTCGCCGACCTGGTGCTCTGGAACCCCGCCTTCTTCGGGGTCAAGCCCGAACTCGTCATCAAGGGGGGCCAGATCGCCTACGCGCAGATGGGCGACGCCAACGCCTCCATCCCCACCCCGCAGCCCGTCCTGCCCCGGCCGATGTTCGGCAGCCACGGCCGGGCGCCCGGCCTCAACTCCCTGAACTTCACCGCGCAGGCCGCGCTCGACGACGGGCTGCCCGAACGGCTCGGCCTGGGCAAGCAGTTCGTGGCCATCGAGAGCACCCGCAAGGTGGGCAAGGCCGACATGCGGTGCAACGACGCCATGCCGAGGGTCGAGGTCGACGCCGACACCTTCACGGTCACCATCGACGGTGAGGCCGTGGAACCGGCACCCGCGACGGAACTGCCCATGGCCCAGCGCTACTTCCTGTTCTGA
- a CDS encoding urease accessory protein UreF translates to MSRAALLVLADGRFPAGGHAHSGGAEAACKAGRIHDAATLEDFCRGRLHTAGLTAAALAAAAALGLDPAELDAAADARTPSPALRTAARRLGRQLLRAARATWPAAELEALAAAFPRGAHQPVVLGVTARAAGLGPGDAAHVAAYESVGGPATATVRLLGLDPFEASGVLARLAPELDAVAARAERAALRARSQGTGALPAASSPLLDISAEVHADWPVRLFAS, encoded by the coding sequence ATGAGCCGCGCCGCGCTGCTCGTCCTCGCCGACGGCCGGTTCCCCGCCGGGGGCCACGCCCACTCCGGCGGGGCCGAGGCCGCCTGCAAGGCGGGCCGGATCCACGACGCCGCCACCCTGGAGGACTTCTGCCGGGGCCGGCTGCACACCGCCGGCCTCACCGCCGCCGCGCTCGCCGCGGCCGCCGCCCTCGGGCTCGACCCGGCCGAACTGGACGCCGCCGCCGACGCCCGCACCCCCTCGCCGGCACTGCGCACCGCCGCCCGGCGGCTGGGACGGCAGCTGCTGCGGGCCGCCCGGGCCACCTGGCCCGCGGCCGAACTGGAGGCCCTGGCCGCGGCGTTCCCGCGCGGGGCGCACCAGCCCGTGGTGCTCGGCGTCACCGCCCGGGCGGCCGGGCTCGGGCCGGGGGACGCCGCGCACGTGGCGGCGTACGAGAGCGTCGGCGGGCCCGCCACCGCGACCGTGCGGCTGCTGGGCCTGGACCCCTTCGAGGCGAGCGGGGTACTGGCCCGGCTCGCCCCCGAACTCGACGCCGTCGCGGCCCGGGCGGAGCGGGCCGCGCTGCGGGCCCGCTCGCAGGGCACAGGCGCCCTTCCCGCGGCCTCCTCGCCGCTGCTGGACATCTCGGCCGAGGTCCATGCCGACTGGCCGGTACGGCTCTTCGCTTCCTGA
- the ureG gene encoding urease accessory protein UreG, translated as MHLDHAVTYPHRHTHSADPLRPDGTRRALRIGLGGPVGSGKTATVAALCRALRSELSMAVVTNDIYTREDAEFLLREAVLPPERITAVETGACPHTAIRDDISANLEAVEELEDAFREHGRLDLILVESGGDNLTATFSRGLVDAQIFVIDVAGGDDIPRKGGPGVTTADLLVVNKTDLAPHVGSDLDRMARDAAAQRGKLPVAFQSLRGPEGVGPVAAWVRERIAAWSPR; from the coding sequence ATGCACCTCGACCACGCGGTGACCTATCCCCACCGGCACACCCACAGCGCCGATCCGCTGCGGCCCGACGGCACCCGGCGGGCCCTGCGCATCGGACTCGGCGGTCCCGTCGGCTCCGGCAAGACCGCCACCGTCGCCGCCCTGTGCCGCGCGCTGCGCTCCGAGCTGTCCATGGCCGTCGTGACCAACGACATCTACACCCGCGAGGACGCCGAGTTCCTGCTCCGCGAGGCCGTCCTGCCGCCCGAGCGGATCACCGCCGTCGAGACCGGGGCCTGCCCGCACACCGCCATCCGCGACGACATCTCCGCCAACCTGGAGGCCGTGGAGGAACTGGAGGACGCCTTCCGGGAGCACGGCCGACTGGACCTGATCCTCGTCGAGTCCGGCGGCGACAACCTCACCGCCACCTTCTCCCGCGGACTCGTCGACGCCCAGATCTTCGTCATCGACGTGGCCGGCGGGGACGACATCCCCCGCAAGGGCGGCCCCGGTGTCACCACCGCCGACCTCCTCGTCGTCAACAAGACCGACCTCGCCCCGCACGTCGGCTCCGACCTCGACCGGATGGCCCGCGACGCCGCCGCACAGCGCGGTAAACTGCCCGTCGCCTTCCAGTCGCTGCGCGGCCCCGAAGGGGTCGGCCCGGTGGCCGCCTGGGTCCGCGAGCGAATCGCCGCCTGGTCCCCGCGATGA
- a CDS encoding urease accessory protein UreD, protein MSGAATADLAQAAADLGRASADLAQTAPAAPPAGLRATARIHAAADGRGGTALPLLAGEGPLALRRTRSSAGDRAGVMLVGAMSAPLGGDHLTVEATAGPGAHLALASAAATLALPGRSGEPARYDVHLTLEDGASVRWLPEPLVSVRGSDLRVRTRVRMAPTARLVLREEQVLGRTGEAPGLLRSRLTVDLGGRPLLDQELACGPGAPGGWDGPAGLAGHRALGQLLVVEPTFAASPPTAAVLGEFAVVTPLAGPAVLVTALAPDALRVRELLDAACRTYGR, encoded by the coding sequence ATGAGCGGCGCGGCCACGGCGGACCTCGCGCAGGCCGCTGCGGACCTCGGACGGGCCTCCGCGGACCTCGCGCAGACCGCCCCCGCGGCGCCGCCGGCCGGCCTGCGGGCCACCGCCCGCATCCACGCCGCGGCCGACGGGCGGGGCGGCACCGCCCTGCCCCTGCTGGCCGGGGAGGGGCCGCTCGCGCTGCGCCGCACCCGCTCATCGGCCGGGGACCGGGCCGGGGTCATGCTGGTCGGCGCGATGAGCGCCCCGCTGGGCGGCGACCACCTCACCGTCGAGGCCACCGCCGGGCCCGGGGCGCACCTCGCCCTCGCCTCGGCGGCGGCCACCCTGGCACTGCCCGGCCGGTCCGGCGAACCCGCGCGGTACGACGTACACCTCACCCTGGAGGACGGGGCGTCGGTGCGCTGGCTCCCCGAACCGCTGGTCTCGGTGCGCGGCAGCGACCTACGGGTGCGCACCCGGGTCCGGATGGCCCCCACCGCACGCCTGGTACTGCGCGAGGAGCAGGTACTGGGCCGCACCGGGGAGGCTCCGGGCCTGCTGCGCAGCCGCCTCACCGTCGACCTCGGGGGCCGTCCGCTGCTGGACCAGGAGCTCGCCTGCGGCCCCGGCGCGCCCGGCGGCTGGGACGGCCCGGCCGGCCTGGCCGGACACCGGGCGCTCGGCCAACTCCTCGTGGTGGAACCGACCTTCGCCGCCAGTCCGCCGACGGCGGCGGTCCTGGGGGAGTTCGCGGTGGTGACGCCGCTGGCCGGTCCGGCCGTTCTGGTGACGGCCCTGGCCCCGGACGCCCTGCGGGTGCGCGAACTGCTCGACGCGGCCTGCCGTACCTACGGCCGGTGA